The Vibrio tarriae genome includes a window with the following:
- the rplL gene encoding 50S ribosomal protein L7/L12: protein MSITNEQILDAIAEMSVMQVVELISAMEEKFGVSAAAAVVAGPAAAAAVEEQTEFNVILSAAGANKVAVIKAVRGATGLGLKEAKALVDGAPAAVKEAVSKEEAEALKKELEEAGATVEVK, encoded by the coding sequence ATGTCTATTACTAACGAGCAAATCCTAGACGCTATTGCAGAAATGTCTGTAATGCAAGTTGTTGAACTGATCTCTGCTATGGAAGAGAAGTTCGGTGTTTCTGCTGCTGCTGCAGTTGTTGCTGGTCCAGCTGCTGCTGCTGCTGTTGAAGAGCAAACTGAATTCAACGTAATTCTGTCTGCTGCAGGCGCGAACAAAGTTGCTGTTATCAAAGCAGTACGTGGCGCAACTGGTCTAGGTCTGAAAGAAGCTAAAGCTCTTGTAGACGGCGCTCCAGCTGCTGTTAAAGAAGCGGTATCTAAAGAAGAAGCAGAAGCACTGAAGAAAGAGCTTGAAGAAGCTGGTGCAACTGTTGAAGTTAAGTAA
- the rplJ gene encoding 50S ribosomal protein L10, translated as MALNLQDKKAIVAEVNEAASGALSAVVADSRGVQVAAMTNLRKQAREAGVYLKVVRNTLARRAVEGTAYECLKDVFVGPTLIGFSNEHPGAAARLFKDFAKENKAFEIKAAAFEGVLTDPEVLATLPTYNEAIARLMMCMKEASAGKLVRTIAAVRDQKEAA; from the coding sequence ATGGCTTTAAATCTTCAAGACAAAAAAGCAATTGTTGCTGAAGTCAACGAAGCGGCCAGTGGTGCACTTTCTGCAGTTGTTGCTGACTCTCGTGGTGTTCAAGTTGCTGCGATGACTAATCTGCGTAAACAAGCTCGTGAAGCGGGCGTTTACCTGAAAGTTGTTCGTAACACACTGGCACGTCGCGCAGTAGAAGGCACAGCTTACGAATGTCTGAAAGACGTATTCGTAGGCCCTACTTTGATCGGCTTCTCTAACGAGCACCCAGGTGCTGCAGCGCGTCTTTTCAAAGACTTCGCTAAAGAGAACAAAGCATTCGAGATCAAAGCAGCTGCATTTGAAGGTGTACTGACTGACCCTGAAGTACTAGCGACACTACCAACTTACAACGAAGCGATTGCACGCCTGATGATGTGCATGAAAGAAGCTTCTGCTGGCAAGCTGGTTCGTACAATCGCTGCTGTCCGCGATCAAAAAGAAGCTGCATAA
- the rplA gene encoding 50S ribosomal protein L1, translating into MAKLTKRMRTIRAKVDVTKEYDINEAVALLKELATAKFVESVDVAVNLGIDARKSDQNVRGATVLPHGTGRDIRVAVFTQGANAEAAKAAGAELVGMEDLADLVKKGEMNFDVVIASPDAMRVVGQLGTILGPRGLMPNPKVGTVTPNVAEAVKNAKAGQVRYRNDKNGIIHTTIGKVTFEADQLKENLEALLVALKKAKPSSAKGVFVKKVSISTTMGAGVAVDQNTLSAQV; encoded by the coding sequence ATGGCAAAACTAACTAAGCGTATGCGTACTATCCGCGCAAAAGTGGATGTAACTAAAGAGTACGACATCAACGAAGCTGTTGCTCTGCTGAAAGAGCTGGCAACTGCGAAATTCGTTGAATCAGTTGACGTTGCTGTTAACCTGGGTATCGATGCTCGTAAATCTGACCAAAACGTTCGTGGCGCAACGGTACTGCCACACGGTACTGGCCGTGACATCCGCGTAGCGGTATTCACTCAAGGTGCTAACGCTGAAGCAGCTAAAGCAGCTGGTGCAGAACTGGTTGGTATGGAAGATCTGGCTGATCTCGTGAAAAAAGGCGAAATGAACTTCGACGTAGTTATCGCATCTCCAGATGCAATGCGCGTTGTTGGTCAACTAGGTACTATCCTAGGTCCACGTGGTCTGATGCCAAACCCGAAAGTTGGTACTGTAACTCCTAACGTTGCTGAAGCGGTTAAGAACGCTAAAGCAGGTCAGGTTCGTTACCGTAACGACAAGAACGGTATCATCCATACCACTATCGGTAAGGTGACGTTCGAAGCAGACCAACTGAAAGAGAACTTAGAAGCTCTGCTGGTTGCTCTGAAGAAAGCAAAACCATCTTCTGCGAAAGGCGTTTTCGTGAAGAAGGTAAGCATCTCTACTACTATGGGTGCTGGCGTTGCTGTCGATCAGAATACTCTGAGCGCACAAGTTTAA
- the rplK gene encoding 50S ribosomal protein L11 has translation MAKKVEAYVKLQVAAGMANPSPPVGPALGQRGVNIMEFCKAFNARTESLEKGLPIPVVITVYSDRSFTFETKTPPASVLLKKAAGIKSGSARPNTAKVGTITDAQIQEIAATKAADMTGADIEAMKRSIAGTARSMGLVVEG, from the coding sequence ATGGCTAAGAAAGTTGAAGCTTATGTAAAGCTGCAAGTTGCAGCTGGCATGGCAAACCCAAGTCCACCAGTTGGTCCTGCTCTAGGTCAACGCGGTGTTAACATCATGGAATTCTGTAAAGCGTTCAACGCACGTACAGAATCTCTAGAGAAAGGTCTACCAATCCCAGTAGTTATTACTGTGTACAGCGACCGTTCTTTCACGTTCGAAACTAAGACTCCACCAGCATCTGTTCTTCTGAAGAAAGCAGCTGGCATCAAGTCTGGTTCTGCACGTCCTAACACTGCTAAAGTGGGCACAATCACTGACGCTCAAATCCAAGAAATCGCTGCTACTAAAGCAGCTGACATGACTGGTGCTGATATCGAAGCGATGAAGCGTTCTATCGCAGGTACTGCTCGCTCAATGGGCCTAGTGGTTGAGGGTTAA
- the nusG gene encoding transcription termination/antitermination protein NusG, which produces MSEAPKKRWYVVQAFSGFEGRVAQSLREHIKMHGMEELFGEVLVPTEEVVEMRAGQRRKSERKFFPGYVLVQMIMNDESWHLVRSVPRVMGFIGGTSDRPAPITDKEADAILNRLEKASEAPRPKTMFEAGEVVRVNDGPFADFNGTVEEVDYEKSRLKVSVSIFGRATPVELEFGQVEKLD; this is translated from the coding sequence ATGAGTGAAGCTCCCAAAAAACGCTGGTATGTAGTTCAAGCCTTCTCGGGATTTGAAGGACGTGTTGCTCAGTCACTTCGTGAACATATCAAAATGCATGGTATGGAAGAGCTGTTTGGTGAAGTGTTAGTACCAACAGAAGAAGTGGTCGAAATGCGCGCTGGCCAACGCCGCAAAAGTGAACGTAAATTCTTCCCAGGTTATGTGCTAGTGCAGATGATCATGAATGATGAATCTTGGCACTTGGTACGTAGCGTACCTCGCGTGATGGGATTCATCGGTGGTACATCAGATCGCCCTGCTCCTATCACAGATAAGGAAGCAGATGCGATTCTGAATCGTCTTGAGAAAGCCAGCGAAGCACCACGTCCTAAAACCATGTTTGAAGCGGGTGAAGTCGTGCGTGTTAACGACGGTCCATTTGCTGACTTCAACGGTACCGTTGAAGAGGTGGATTACGAGAAAAGCCGCTTGAAAGTGTCGGTTTCGATCTTTGGTCGTGCAACACCTGTTGAACTCGAATTTGGTCAAGTGGAAAAGCTTGATTAA
- the secE gene encoding preprotein translocase subunit SecE: protein MKANNAEAPDSSNAADTLKWVATFVLLVAAVVGNYLYGELSVVARAAGVIVLIAAALGVAVTTTKGKEAIVFARESRMEVRKVVWPTRQETMQTTLIVLAVSIVMALALWGIDGIMVRLVAFVTGV, encoded by the coding sequence ATGAAAGCAAACAACGCTGAAGCTCCTGATAGCTCAAATGCAGCAGACACTCTAAAGTGGGTAGCCACTTTTGTTCTGCTGGTTGCCGCTGTTGTGGGTAATTACCTGTATGGTGAACTGTCTGTGGTAGCTCGCGCCGCAGGTGTAATTGTGTTGATTGCTGCAGCACTTGGTGTTGCTGTGACAACAACAAAAGGCAAAGAAGCGATCGTTTTTGCTCGCGAATCTCGTATGGAAGTTCGCAAAGTGGTTTGGCCAACACGCCAAGAAACTATGCAAACCACACTGATCGTTTTAGCAGTAAGTATTGTAATGGCTCTGGCACTTTGGGGTATTGACGGCATTATGGTTCGTCTAGTGGCCTTTGTGACCGGAGTATAG
- the tuf gene encoding elongation factor Tu — MSKEKFERTKPHVNVGTIGHVDHGKTTLTAAICTVLAKVYGGKARDFASIDNAPEERERGITINTSHVEYDTPNRHYAHVDCPGHADYVKNMITGAAQMDGGILVVAATDGPMPQTREHILLGRQVGIPYIIVFMNKCDMVDDEELLELVEMEVRELLSEYDFPGDDLPVIQGSALGALNGEAQWEAKIVELAEALDSYIPEPERAVDMAFLMPIEDVFSIQGRGTVVTGRIERGILKVGDEVAIVGIKDTVKTTCTGVEMFRKLLDEGRAGENVGALLRGTKREEVERGQVLAKPGSITPHTKFESEVYVLSKDEGGRHTPFFKGYRPQFYFRTTDVTGSIELPEGVEMVMPGDNIKMVVDLIAPIAMDEGLRFAIREGGRTVGAGVVAKIIA, encoded by the coding sequence ATGTCTAAAGAGAAATTTGAACGTACGAAACCGCACGTAAACGTTGGTACTATCGGCCACGTTGACCACGGTAAAACAACTCTAACTGCAGCTATCTGTACTGTACTTGCAAAAGTATATGGCGGTAAAGCTCGTGACTTCGCGTCAATCGACAACGCACCAGAAGAGCGTGAGCGTGGTATTACAATCAATACTTCTCACGTAGAGTACGATACTCCAAACCGTCACTACGCACACGTAGACTGTCCAGGACACGCGGATTATGTTAAGAACATGATCACCGGTGCAGCACAGATGGACGGCGGTATCCTAGTTGTAGCGGCAACTGACGGTCCAATGCCACAAACTCGTGAGCACATCCTGCTGGGTCGCCAAGTAGGTATTCCTTACATCATCGTATTCATGAACAAGTGTGACATGGTTGACGATGAAGAGCTTCTAGAGCTGGTTGAAATGGAAGTTCGTGAGCTGCTGTCTGAGTACGATTTCCCAGGTGATGACCTGCCAGTAATCCAAGGTTCAGCACTAGGCGCGCTAAACGGCGAAGCACAGTGGGAAGCGAAGATTGTTGAGCTAGCAGAAGCACTGGATTCATACATTCCAGAGCCAGAGCGTGCAGTAGACATGGCATTCCTGATGCCAATCGAAGACGTATTCTCAATCCAAGGTCGTGGTACAGTAGTAACTGGTCGTATCGAGCGCGGCATCCTGAAAGTGGGTGACGAAGTTGCGATCGTAGGTATCAAAGACACAGTAAAAACTACTTGTACAGGTGTAGAGATGTTCCGTAAGCTGCTTGACGAAGGTCGTGCAGGTGAGAACGTAGGTGCACTACTACGTGGTACTAAGCGTGAAGAAGTAGAGCGTGGTCAAGTACTGGCGAAGCCAGGTTCAATCACACCACACACTAAGTTCGAATCAGAAGTATACGTACTGTCAAAAGACGAAGGTGGCCGTCATACACCATTCTTCAAAGGTTACCGTCCACAGTTCTACTTCCGTACAACTGACGTAACAGGCAGCATCGAGCTTCCAGAAGGCGTAGAAATGGTAATGCCAGGCGACAACATCAAGATGGTTGTAGACCTGATTGCCCCAATCGCGATGGACGAAGGTCTACGCTTCGCTATCCGTGAAGGTGGCCGTACTGTAGGTGCTGGTGTTGTAGCTAAGATCATCGCTTAA
- the coaA gene encoding type I pantothenate kinase: protein MSPYLTFDRQHWAQLRNSVPMTLSEGDLKELQGINDHLSMTEAVEIYLPLARLLNLYVAARQRRNGVLHQFLGNTESAPPFVIGIAGSVAVGKSTTARLLKALLSRWENHPKVELITTDGFLYPNKVLTERGIMHKKGFPESYDIRRLVEFVSEVKAGQPNVAAPVYSHLTYDITDEMKVVDRPDVLIIEGLNVLQSGMDYPHDPHRVFISDFLDFSIYVDADSQLIEKWYIERFMKFRQGAFKKPGSYFSHYTALTEAQAEQKARSIWETINGKNLVENILPTKGRAHLILRKGLNHTVEEVLLRK, encoded by the coding sequence ATGAGCCCATATTTAACCTTTGATCGCCAACACTGGGCCCAATTGCGCAACTCAGTACCTATGACGCTCTCTGAAGGCGATCTTAAAGAGTTACAGGGCATCAATGACCATTTATCGATGACCGAAGCGGTTGAAATCTACCTTCCTCTCGCTCGTCTACTGAATTTGTATGTGGCCGCGCGTCAACGTCGTAATGGTGTGCTACATCAGTTTTTGGGTAACACCGAATCAGCACCCCCTTTTGTGATTGGCATTGCGGGCAGCGTTGCCGTCGGAAAAAGTACAACGGCTCGCTTACTGAAAGCTCTCTTATCACGTTGGGAGAATCATCCGAAGGTCGAACTGATCACCACAGACGGCTTCCTATACCCCAATAAGGTACTGACTGAGCGTGGCATTATGCATAAGAAGGGCTTTCCTGAATCTTATGATATTCGCCGTTTGGTGGAATTTGTTTCTGAGGTTAAAGCTGGCCAGCCCAATGTGGCCGCACCCGTTTATTCACATCTCACTTATGATATTACGGATGAAATGAAAGTGGTCGACAGACCGGATGTGCTGATTATTGAAGGTTTGAACGTACTGCAAAGTGGTATGGACTACCCTCATGACCCACACCGCGTGTTTATCTCTGATTTCCTCGATTTTTCGATTTATGTCGATGCCGATAGTCAACTGATAGAAAAGTGGTATATCGAGCGCTTTATGAAATTTCGCCAAGGTGCATTTAAAAAGCCCGGCTCCTATTTCAGCCACTACACTGCACTCACTGAAGCCCAAGCTGAACAGAAGGCGCGTTCCATTTGGGAAACCATCAACGGTAAAAATCTGGTTGAGAACATCTTGCCGACCAAAGGTCGTGCACATTTGATTTTACGCAAGGGCCTTAACCATACGGTAGAAGAAGTTCTGCTCCGTAAATAA
- the birA gene encoding bifunctional biotin--[acetyl-CoA-carboxylase] ligase/biotin operon repressor BirA: MKEHSAKLAILKQLADGDFHSGEVLGAQLGITRAAISKHIQGIRDWGVDVFRVQGKGYQLAQAMSLLDQSVIQSQVNNPVELHPIIGSTNQYLLDHVETLASGTVCLAEYQASGRGRRGRHWVSPFGANLYLSIYWRLDAGMAAAMGLSLVVGVAIVEALEAMGVDGVKLKWPNDLYYQDKKLAGILVEMSGQAGAAAHLVIGMGINLTMRDNEGIIDQPWVSLAEVTGQNRIDRNALAINLIAVLDRTLRQYEISGMQNFVERWNRWDNFIGRPVKLLMGANEVRGIERGIDEHGGVLLETDAGLKSFIGGEISLRKND, translated from the coding sequence ATGAAAGAGCACAGCGCTAAACTAGCCATACTCAAACAGTTAGCCGATGGCGATTTTCACTCCGGTGAAGTCTTGGGTGCTCAGCTTGGGATCACGCGAGCAGCCATCAGTAAGCATATTCAAGGCATCCGCGACTGGGGTGTGGATGTGTTTCGTGTACAGGGTAAAGGGTATCAACTTGCTCAAGCGATGAGCTTGCTCGATCAATCGGTAATCCAATCGCAAGTGAATAATCCTGTTGAGCTGCATCCGATTATTGGCTCGACCAATCAATATCTGCTCGATCATGTCGAGACGCTGGCATCGGGTACGGTCTGTTTAGCAGAATATCAAGCCAGTGGTCGTGGCCGGCGTGGTCGGCATTGGGTTTCTCCATTTGGCGCTAATCTTTATCTCTCGATCTATTGGCGTTTAGATGCCGGTATGGCCGCCGCGATGGGGCTGAGTTTAGTCGTTGGTGTGGCCATTGTTGAAGCGCTGGAAGCCATGGGAGTGGATGGCGTTAAACTCAAATGGCCAAACGATCTCTATTATCAAGACAAAAAGTTGGCGGGCATTTTAGTGGAAATGTCTGGTCAAGCCGGTGCGGCAGCACATTTAGTGATCGGCATGGGGATCAACCTCACTATGCGTGATAACGAAGGTATTATAGATCAGCCCTGGGTAAGCCTTGCGGAAGTCACTGGTCAAAATCGGATTGATCGTAATGCTTTAGCGATTAACCTGATTGCTGTCTTAGATCGTACCTTACGCCAGTATGAAATTTCAGGCATGCAAAACTTTGTCGAGCGTTGGAATCGTTGGGATAACTTCATCGGCCGCCCAGTTAAACTGCTGATGGGGGCGAATGAGGTGCGCGGTATTGAGCGTGGGATTGATGAACACGGCGGCGTATTATTAGAAACCGACGCGGGCTTGAAAAGTTTTATTGGTGGCGAGATATCCCTACGTAAAAACGACTAG
- the murB gene encoding UDP-N-acetylmuramate dehydrogenase, whose amino-acid sequence MASLSYPKTTMQIQLGANLKPYHTFGIEQSAAQLVVAESIDDLKALYCSAEWASLPKLIIGKGSNMLFTCHYTGMVVINRLNGIEHQQDDDYHRLHVAGGEDWPSLVSWCVEQRIGGLENLALIPGCAGSAPIQNIGAYGVEFKDVCDYVDYLCLETGTVKRLTVEECQFGYRDSIFKHQLYQKAVVTAVGLKFAKAWQPIIQYGPLKDLSSDCAIHDVYQRVCATRMEKLPDPAVMGNAGSFFKNPVISRQAFARLQIEHPDVVAYPAEQGVKVAAGWLIDQAGLKGHQIGGAKVHPKQALVIVNTGDASAQDVLMLAADIQQRVFNCYGIELEHEVRFIGESEETNLKQWMSEQA is encoded by the coding sequence ATGGCCAGTTTAAGTTATCCAAAGACGACCATGCAAATTCAACTCGGTGCGAACCTCAAACCCTACCACACCTTTGGTATTGAACAGTCAGCTGCTCAATTGGTCGTGGCGGAATCGATTGACGATCTTAAGGCGCTCTATTGCTCTGCTGAATGGGCTAGCCTACCTAAGCTTATTATAGGCAAAGGCAGTAATATGCTTTTTACTTGTCACTATACCGGTATGGTAGTGATTAATCGCCTCAATGGTATAGAGCATCAACAAGATGATGATTACCATCGGCTGCATGTGGCCGGTGGTGAAGATTGGCCTTCACTGGTAAGTTGGTGTGTGGAGCAGCGGATTGGCGGTTTAGAGAATCTTGCTTTGATCCCTGGTTGTGCTGGCTCTGCACCAATCCAAAATATTGGCGCGTATGGCGTTGAGTTTAAAGATGTCTGTGATTACGTCGATTACTTATGCCTAGAGACTGGCACAGTGAAGCGTTTGACGGTGGAAGAGTGCCAATTTGGGTACCGTGACTCCATTTTCAAACATCAGCTTTATCAAAAAGCGGTCGTGACGGCTGTGGGGTTAAAATTCGCTAAAGCTTGGCAGCCGATTATCCAGTACGGTCCACTGAAAGATTTGTCCTCGGACTGTGCTATTCATGATGTGTATCAGAGAGTTTGTGCTACGCGAATGGAAAAACTGCCTGATCCTGCTGTGATGGGGAATGCGGGCAGTTTCTTTAAAAACCCTGTGATCAGTCGGCAAGCCTTTGCTCGACTGCAAATTGAGCATCCTGATGTGGTGGCATATCCGGCTGAACAAGGGGTCAAGGTGGCGGCCGGATGGTTGATTGATCAAGCGGGTTTGAAAGGTCACCAAATCGGAGGAGCGAAAGTTCACCCTAAACAAGCTCTGGTGATCGTTAATACGGGTGACGCGAGTGCGCAAGATGTACTCATGCTGGCGGCTGATATTCAGCAGCGCGTGTTCAACTGCTATGGCATTGAACTTGAACATGAAGTGCGATTTATTGGCGAAAGTGAAGAAACCAATTTAAAGCAATGGATGAGTGAGCAAGCATGA
- a CDS encoding GNAT family N-acetyltransferase produces the protein MLEFQQFDPIKLPLIKRFYKNHYPGSKPKSDEQVIVALKDREIVGVVRFRMIGQYRLLTGMAVETQSRQQGIGKQLLDYCQKQWLNPATFCFAYTHLEHFYQQGHFIQIAPHALPAELHILFERYSRSGKDLIPMQYQAK, from the coding sequence ATGTTAGAGTTTCAGCAATTTGACCCCATTAAGCTCCCGCTTATCAAACGCTTTTATAAAAACCACTATCCGGGGAGCAAACCCAAAAGTGATGAACAGGTGATTGTTGCTCTCAAGGATCGTGAGATTGTGGGCGTGGTACGTTTTCGTATGATTGGTCAATATCGCCTACTGACTGGCATGGCAGTGGAAACCCAGAGCCGTCAACAAGGGATTGGAAAGCAACTGCTCGACTACTGCCAAAAGCAATGGCTCAATCCAGCAACCTTTTGTTTTGCTTATACCCATCTCGAACATTTCTATCAGCAAGGCCATTTTATTCAAATTGCACCTCATGCTTTACCCGCCGAGCTCCATATACTCTTTGAGCGTTACTCGAGATCTGGTAAGGATCTCATTCCGATGCAATATCAAGCGAAGTAA
- the pssA gene encoding CDP-diacylglycerol--serine O-phosphatidyltransferase, translating into MIARRNPIEQLPAIAQDPDKFGVLLSAAEFRTHLVESIRQARKRIYLVALYLENDDAGREILTELYAAKQRNPGLEIHICVDWHRAQRGLIGAAESEGNAAMYRDFAQQHEHCIPVYGIPVRGREVFGVLHLKGFIIDDQVIYSGASLNNVYLQFHGRYRFDRYHTLENAELADSMVHFIQQEMLAHPAVNNLACGSKPTTKEIKSDIRQFRASLAQANYQFSEQKVNESQVAVTPLVGLGRRRNRLNQSIIHLLASAKDEVFICTPYFNFPPSIAKEVKKALRRGVKVHIVIGDKTANDFYIAPEEPFKTIGGLPYLYELNLRRFAKANEAHIASRKLSIHLWKHENHSYHLKGIWVDKRYMLITGNNLNPRAWKLDLENAILIRDDYHHLTAKFEAEIDNILQHTQLICTYKQIEKPEHYPEKVQRLVRRIMRLKADRVLKQIL; encoded by the coding sequence ATGATTGCTCGAAGAAACCCAATCGAACAACTACCAGCGATTGCGCAAGATCCTGACAAATTTGGCGTACTGCTCTCGGCTGCAGAATTTCGAACTCATTTGGTTGAATCGATTCGTCAGGCACGCAAACGTATCTACCTCGTTGCACTTTATTTAGAAAATGACGATGCTGGCCGTGAAATTCTTACTGAACTCTATGCCGCCAAGCAGCGTAACCCAGGACTCGAGATACATATTTGTGTTGACTGGCACCGTGCTCAGCGTGGCTTGATCGGTGCAGCAGAATCCGAAGGCAACGCCGCCATGTATCGTGACTTTGCTCAGCAACATGAACACTGTATTCCTGTCTATGGCATACCTGTTCGAGGCAGGGAAGTCTTTGGCGTTCTGCATCTAAAAGGCTTCATTATTGATGATCAAGTGATCTATAGCGGTGCGAGCCTCAATAATGTCTATCTCCAATTTCATGGTCGCTATCGTTTTGATCGCTACCATACCTTAGAAAATGCTGAACTTGCCGACAGCATGGTGCATTTTATCCAACAAGAAATGCTGGCTCACCCAGCCGTCAATAATCTCGCTTGCGGTAGCAAGCCCACCACAAAAGAGATTAAGTCTGATATCCGCCAATTCCGAGCTTCACTTGCTCAAGCCAATTATCAATTTTCCGAACAGAAAGTGAATGAAAGCCAAGTCGCTGTCACACCCTTGGTTGGGCTTGGTCGACGTAGAAATCGACTGAACCAAAGCATTATCCATCTGTTAGCCTCTGCTAAAGATGAAGTGTTTATCTGCACGCCATATTTTAACTTCCCACCTAGCATCGCTAAAGAGGTGAAAAAGGCTCTGCGGCGTGGCGTGAAAGTGCATATCGTGATTGGTGATAAAACCGCGAATGATTTCTACATTGCACCAGAAGAGCCATTCAAGACCATTGGTGGCTTACCTTACTTGTATGAACTTAATCTGCGCCGCTTTGCAAAAGCCAATGAAGCGCATATTGCCAGCCGCAAGCTCTCAATCCATCTCTGGAAGCATGAGAATCATAGCTACCACCTCAAAGGAATTTGGGTTGATAAACGCTATATGCTCATCACAGGAAATAACCTCAATCCACGCGCTTGGAAGCTCGACCTCGAAAACGCGATTTTAATTCGTGATGATTACCATCACCTCACCGCCAAATTTGAAGCCGAAATTGACAATATTTTGCAGCATACCCAGCTAATCTGCACTTATAAACAAATTGAAAAACCCGAGCACTACCCAGAAAAAGTACAACGCTTAGTACGCCGAATCATGCGTCTTAAAGCCGATCGTGTCCTCAAACAAATCTTATAA
- the fre gene encoding NAD(P)H-flavin reductase yields MIIQCQVKSVQPLATHTYQILLQPEHAVAYQAGQYLMVVMGEKDKRPFSLASSPCRSNGELELHIGAADHSAFAHQVVERFQQAHLNQTWVEVDVPHGNAALQESERPLLLIAGGTGFSYVRSILDHCLSQGKIQPIYLYWGARDAAQLYALNELQELANQHAHLQVVPVVEQAQDGWTGKVGNVLQAINNDFASLEAFDIYIAGRFEMAGAAREQFTQNKQARRDRMFADAYAFI; encoded by the coding sequence ATGATAATTCAATGCCAAGTTAAGTCTGTGCAGCCGCTCGCGACGCATACTTACCAAATCCTATTACAACCCGAGCACGCTGTGGCTTACCAAGCGGGGCAGTATTTAATGGTGGTGATGGGCGAAAAAGATAAGCGACCATTCTCACTTGCCAGTAGTCCTTGCCGTAGCAATGGCGAGCTCGAACTGCATATTGGTGCGGCGGATCACAGCGCCTTTGCCCACCAAGTCGTGGAAAGGTTTCAGCAAGCCCATCTTAATCAGACATGGGTTGAAGTGGATGTACCACATGGCAATGCCGCATTACAAGAGAGTGAGCGACCTCTACTCTTAATCGCTGGCGGGACCGGCTTTAGCTATGTGCGTTCCATCTTAGATCATTGCCTCTCGCAAGGTAAAATTCAGCCTATCTACCTGTATTGGGGAGCGCGTGATGCAGCTCAGCTGTACGCACTGAATGAGTTGCAAGAGCTGGCCAACCAACATGCTCATTTGCAGGTTGTTCCAGTGGTCGAGCAAGCACAAGATGGCTGGACTGGAAAGGTTGGCAATGTACTGCAAGCGATTAACAACGACTTTGCAAGTTTAGAAGCGTTTGATATCTATATAGCAGGTCGCTTTGAGATGGCTGGAGCCGCACGTGAGCAATTCACTCAAAACAAACAAGCTCGACGCGATCGAATGTTTGCCGATGCTTACGCCTTTATTTAA
- a CDS encoding 2Fe-2S iron-sulfur cluster-binding protein, with translation MTYTVRIVPNDRHFIIHSGETVLDAALNQQIAFPHRCRIGACAACLCKLVEGEVEYELEPLLTEQEKATGWIFACQACAITDLVLTFEE, from the coding sequence ATGACCTATACCGTCCGCATCGTGCCTAATGATAGACACTTTATAATTCACTCAGGTGAAACGGTGCTTGATGCTGCGCTCAACCAGCAAATAGCCTTTCCCCACCGCTGCCGAATCGGCGCCTGTGCCGCTTGCTTATGTAAGTTGGTTGAAGGTGAGGTAGAGTATGAACTCGAACCGTTATTGACCGAACAAGAAAAAGCGACAGGGTGGATATTTGCCTGCCAAGCCTGCGCAATTACTGATTTAGTGCTGACTTTTGAAGAGTAA